AACTCGACCATCCCGTGCGCGCGCGCGCAGGAATTCACCACCTTCAAGGATGGCCAGACCGCGCTGGCGGTGCACGTGGTGCAGGGCGAGCGCGAGCTGGTGTCCGACTGCCGCTCGCTGGCGCGCTTCGAGCTGCGCGGCATCCCGCCGATGGCGGCCGGCGCGGCGCGCATCCGCGTCACGTACCAGGTCGACGCCGACGGCCTGCTGTCGGTGGCGGCGCGCGAGATGCGATCGAGCGTGGAAGCGTCGATCACCGTCAAGCCGTCCTACGGTTTGGGCGACGACGAGGTGGCGCGCATGCTGCAGGATTCGTACAATTCCGCCTCCGTCGACATGGCGGCGCGCGCGCTGCGCGAGGAACAGGTCGAGGCCGAGCGCATCCTGCTGGCCACGCAATCGGCGCTCGACGCCGACAACGAACTGCTCAGCGACGCGGAGCGCGACGCCATCGCGACACTGGTGCAGGCGGTGCGCGATGCCGCCGTGCGCTCCAACGACCAGGGCCTGGAAGCCGGCGCGCGCCAGAACGCGCTGCACGACGCGGTGCACGCCCTGGCCGACGGTACCGAGGAATTCGCCGCGCGGCGCATGGACAAGAGCGTGCGCAAGGTGCTGGCGGGGAAATCGCTGGATCAGGTGTAAGGGCTGTTGCTCGAACTCCAGCGGCATTCTGACAGGATACGAACACAAAACGTCGTCCCCGCGAAAGCGGGGACCCATACTGAATGACAGGATTCGTGGCGTTTGAACCGCCAGCGAATTGCTCAGGAATCGATTCTGGATGCCCGGCATGGGTCCCCGCCTGCGCGGGGACGACGGGGTGGCGCAGCGGGCAGAAAGATGTCTGCCAAGCCCGTATGGGATAATGCCCCACCCAAAAAAGCAAATAAACCAACGAGGTAAAGAAGTGCCACAAATCGTCATCCTCCCCCATCCCGTGTTCTGTCCCGACGGCGCCGTGCTCGACGGCCCGGCCGGCAAGTCGATCTGCGACGTCCTGCTCGACAACGACATCGACATCGAACACGCCTGCGACCGCGTGTGCGCCTGCACCACCTGCCACGTGGTGGTGCGCGAAGGCTTCGATTCGCTGAACGAGCAGGAAGAAAAGGAAGAGGACATGCTCGACAAGGCCTGGGGCCTGGAGCCGAACTCGCGTCTGTCGTGCCAGGCGATCATCGCGGACGAGGATCTGGTGGTCGAGATCCCGAAATACACGATCAACCACGCAGCCGAAAAGAACCATTGACGGGAGGTTTCCCATGAAATGGCAGGACGTGAGCGCCATCGCCGAGGCGCTGCTGGAACGTTATCCGGACGTCGATCCGTCGACGGTGCGCTTCGTCGATTTGCACAACTGGGTGGTCGGCCTGGACGGCTTCGACGACGACCGCCTGCGCGGCGGCGAACGCGTCCTCGAAGCGATCCAGGCCGCGTGGATCGACGAGGCGCGTTGATACAGCAATGCATCGTAGGGTGGACGGCTGCGCCGTCCACGCGTCCAACCAACGCGGGCATTCGTTGAACGTGTGGACGGCAAAGCCGCCTCGCCGGCCACGTCCACCCTACCGCGTAATCGGAAGAATACGACAATGAGCAAGAAACAGAACAAGGCCACGCAGCAGCCGGCCACCCCAAGACCGGCCCCGTCACTCCACGAACTGGCCCCGGAAATCAAGCCTGGCCAGTCGATCGAGCTGCTCAAGGAACTGCACATCCTCACCCGCGACGGCAAGCTGAACCAGGACAGCCGCCGCAAGCTCAAGCAGGTCTACCACCTGGTGCAGTTCATCGAGCCGCTGCTCGAGGACGTGCGGGTCGCCCGGGAAGCAAAGGGCGAGCAGGCGCGCGGCGTCAGCGTGGTTGACCACGGCGCCGGCAAGTCCTACCTCGGCTTCATCCTGTATGACCTGTTCTTCAAGGGCCGCGCCGACGACTCGCGCATCTATGGCATCGAAACGCGCGAGGAGCTGGTGCAGAAGTCGGGCGCGCTGGCCGAGCGCCTGGGCTTTCCCGGCATGTCGTTCCTGAATTTGTCGGTGGCGGAATCGACCAGCTCCGACCGGCTG
The genomic region above belongs to Massilia forsythiae and contains:
- a CDS encoding class I SAM-dependent methyltransferase; the encoded protein is MSKKQNKATQQPATPRPAPSLHELAPEIKPGQSIELLKELHILTRDGKLNQDSRRKLKQVYHLVQFIEPLLEDVRVAREAKGEQARGVSVVDHGAGKSYLGFILYDLFFKGRADDSRIYGIETREELVQKSGALAERLGFPGMSFLNLSVAESTSSDRLPPTVDVVTALHACNTATDDAIDFALQKGAKHIVLVPCCQAEVASVLRKNKGRDLGRSALTEIWRHPIHTREFGSQITNVLRCLRLEAHGYQVTVTELVGWEHSMKNELIVATYKDLPRRRPAERLREVLAELGLDEMAARFGVARPASAAAPEAQPA
- the fdx gene encoding ISC system 2Fe-2S type ferredoxin codes for the protein MPQIVILPHPVFCPDGAVLDGPAGKSICDVLLDNDIDIEHACDRVCACTTCHVVVREGFDSLNEQEEKEEDMLDKAWGLEPNSRLSCQAIIADEDLVVEIPKYTINHAAEKNH
- the iscX gene encoding Fe-S cluster assembly protein IscX yields the protein MKWQDVSAIAEALLERYPDVDPSTVRFVDLHNWVVGLDGFDDDRLRGGERVLEAIQAAWIDEAR